DNA sequence from the Leptospiraceae bacterium genome:
TTTTTAGTTATAAGTTGATTGAGTTCTTAAAACTTTAAAGCTATTTACACATTCGAAGATATGTATGCAGCTGATAGTCTGTTTTTATGGAGATGTATTCGATGGAAGATAAAGAAACAGAAATTATTTTTTTACAGAAGCAGATTGAAGAACTGAAGAAAGAATTAGAATTACTCAAAGGAAGGGAAAACGAGAAGCGGGCCAGCTTAATGATTAATGCCATTCCTGATATGGTATTTCGACTCGACAAAAATGGGGTTTATCTCGATTACAAAGCTGATGTCACTGATTTGTATGCCCAGTCCGTTGAAAATATTATTGGAAAAAATAATCGAGATATTACTCCACCTGAATTTTCTAAAATGGTCGATGAGTATATAGAAAAAGCCTTATCCACCGGAGAATTGCAGACTTTTGAATATCAATTGGATGTACCGAATAGAGGTCTTCGAGACTATGAAGCCCGGATGATAAAGAGTGGAACAGATGAAATAATTGCTGTCGTGCGAGATCTTACAGAAAAAAAACATTATGATAAAGACTTAAAAAATGCATTTCAGCAGGTTCGGGAAAGTGAGGAAAAATTTCGAAAACTCTTTGAAGTAGTTCCCATACCTCTTTGTTACGCAAATATGACTACAGGCGAAATCCTGATGTATAATAAAATATTTGAAAACTTATTGGGGTATAAACTGAAGGATATTCCAACTTTAACAGATTGGTTTTTAAAAGCTTATCCGGAAGAAAGTTATAGAAATGAAGTTGCTGAAAAATGGAGCGAATTAGTAAGGGAAGCGAAACGGGATAATACCTCTGTTCGAGCAGAAGAATATGTGGTAACTACTAAGAACGGCAAAAAGCTCACTATGCAGATTTCGGGAATATTTATTGATGAATACTTTCTGGCAACTTTTATTGATTTAACTTCCCGAAAAGAAATGGAAAATCGACTAAAAGAGACGAATGAAAATTTGGAAGAAATGCTCTATATTGCTTCCCACGATTTGCAGGTACCCTTAATTTCTATGGAAGGATATGCTTCTGAATTATTAGAGGATTATAAAACATCTCTGGATGAGAATGGAGTATTTTGCTTAACTCGTTTAAAAACAAATGCGTCGAACATGCATAGACTGGTTATAAGTCTTTTAGATATTTCCCGTTTAAATACTCAAAAGAAAGCTTATGAGCAGTTTAACTTAAAAAATCTTATAGAAAAGATACTTATCGATTTGTCTTTGCACATTGAAAAGAAAAAGGCAACTATTCAGATGCGAGAAATGCCAGAATTATATGCGGATAAGGAGCGGATTGAGACTGTATTTAGAAACTTACTAAGTAATGCTTTGAATTACGGCGGGAAGAATATTGAAATTACCTGGTTCGATAATATGATCTATGTAAAAGATGATGGAATCGGAATACCGCAGAATCAACTGGATAATATCTTTAAAGCAGGGGAGCGCTTACAGATGAATGAAAGTGAGGGGATTGGTATGGGGCTCGCTTTTTGTAAAAAAGTAATTGAAAAACATAATTGGGAGATCCGGGCTGAATCTGAAGGCATAAATAAAGGTTCAAGCTTTATAATAAAATACTTATAATGCAGGTATTTATATGACAGAAGAAATGAATGTGCTGGTAGAGTATATATTAGTTGTAGAGGATAATCCGGATCATGCAAGATTAATTATAAAAACCTTAAAAGATAGCGGTCATCTGTTAAATGAAATTATTCATTTAAAGAATGGAGAGGAGGCTATTTCTTTTCTGAAAAAAGAAGGGAAATTTAGGGATGAAAAAAGAAGCCTGCCTATGTTGATTCTTTTGGATCTTAAGATGCCCTTAAAGAATGGATTTGATGTATTGAAGGAAATCAAAAGAGATGTGAACCTGAGATGTATACCGGTCATTATGTTGACGACCAGTTCTAGAACAGAAGATATTCAAACGGCTTTGTCTTTGGGGGCCAATGATTTTATTGTAAAACCATTTAAGTTCCCTGATTTCAGCGAAAAGTTGGCAAAAGTAGGTTGTTATTGGGTTACTGTGAGTAATGCGAAAAGTGCTTTATGATAAAGCCGGGATGGAAGACTTAGGTACGATACAATGGTGGACATAATTGAAATTCTTATAGTTGAAGATAATATCGATTTTATTCACTTTATTAAAAGAATTCTTTCCGAAGAACGTTATAAAATTCGAATTATCCAATCAGGTACTGAAGCGTATGAATATTTATTAAATCCGGAAGTAAACCCTGATGTAATACTATTAGATTATGAGTTACCGGGGATGAATGGTATTGAGATTCTGGAAAAAATAAATGAACATGAAAATTCGTATAGTGCCATATTCTTAAGTGTTCATAATTCTTTTGATACAGTTTTGAAAGCTATGAAAGCGGGGGCGATGGATTTTCTTGCCAAGTCAAGTGATTTAAAAACTGAACTTCCCGGAAAAATTGAAAAAATATATAAAATTCATTATTCAAAAGTTGAGAGAAAGAAAGCAGAAGCTATTATTTTGAAGCAAAATGAAGAACTGAAACGCTTGAATGCAGATAAAGATCGTTTTATGCAAATATTAGCACATGACTTAAGAAATCCTTTTAATATACTGATTAACCTTTCTGAGCTAATCTTAAATGATTTATATGACCTGGATATGGAAGAACTAAAAGAGTATATGAAGGTTATAAATAAGGAAGCAACAAATACTTTTAATCTTCTGGAGGAATTATTACTCTGGTCCAGGGCACAGTCAGGGAAACTACCTTATGAACCAGAAAAATTACAATTGCGTAATATTTGTGAAATACAAATTATGAATAGTGAAGATAAAGCTATGAATAAAAGAATAGATTTAAAATATCTTGAGTCTGAACCTATTTATTTGAAAGCTGATAGGAATATGTTGAATACAATTATTAGAAATCTTTTATCCAACGCACTTAAGTTTACAAATGTGAATGGTAGCGTAAAGATCTATGCTTTAAAAGAATCAGGTTTTGCCAGAGTCACTATTTCGGATAATGGAGTAGGGATGAATGAAGAGCATATAGCCAAACTCTGGAACTTTGCCGAGCCTTATACTACAAAGGGGACCGGCGATGAAACCGGAACCGGATTGGGTTTGTTATTTTGTAAGGAATTTGTGGAAAAGCATGGTGGAAAAATTTGGATAGAAAGTAAGGTAGGGAAAGGAAGTAAATTTATCTTTACCCTACCTTTATATAAGGAATAGCTATTCTTCTTTTAAAAACTGGAGAACAGCAGATGCAAATTCTTCCGGTTTATCTATATGCGGGAAATGTCCGGCTCCTTTAACTACATACTCTTTCATTCCATGAAGCGATTTTCTATAGGGCTCATATACCTCGGGTGGTGTTAGATCATTATCACCGATAAGAAGTAAGGTTTTTGCTTTTACTCTATCATGAATAAATCCTGTGTAGTCATAGCTTCTTCCTACAGATAAAAATAGAGCAAATGAATTCCAGCCTCCTATCCATTCACCGGGAATTGAATTCGGAATCTTCATGCCCTGTTTTTTGGCTGCATTAAAATAAAAGGGGCCCATTTCAGAAAGAAGTTTGTTTAATGATTTTTCATCCTGAGTCCATAAGCTTCCAAAAATATTTGTGAAACGTTTCATGTAATCGGCATAAGCTTTTTTTTGTTCATCGGTTTCTTGCATCTTACCTATTCGGGCAAAAAGATTATGTTTATCTTCCTCTGCTTGAAAGACAATCGGAGCCGGGTTTATGAGTATGAGTTTTTCTACTGAATCCGGAAATTCAGCGGCGAAAAGAGAAGCAATAAAACCTCCGTAAGAAAGACCGATAATGTGGATTTTCTTTTTACCCACTGCTCTTTTGATTCTTTCGATATCAGCAATTTGAGCAGACATACCCAGTTTCTTTTCCAGGATGGGCGGATTTTTCATCCAGGAGTCTTCCTCAAATTTATCTACAGGTTTTGTGGATTTCCCGGTGCCCCTGGAATGATATAAATACAGGGAGTATCCTTTTATTTTTAAGAGTCCCTCTTCAGCTTTAGCCGGAATGCCGGGTCCACCGTGGATAAATAGAATTTCAGGGCCTTCACCCACTTTTTCATAGTAAAGTGAAATATCTTTTGAAATTTGAATATTCTCTTTTCCCAGTGCATCTTTGGGAACCTGTAGAGGAGATTCTAACTTATCCTCTTCGGAAGCCATGCCCGGTTTATAACTTGAAAAAGAACAATTCGAGAAAGCGAAAACAAGAAGAAAAATATACGAGATTTTTAAATAATTTAGTTTCATACGTAAGAAGCCATTTTAGTTGAATGAGAGATAGGGTAAAGAGAAAAATAATAGGGTAGTTCTAAGAGACTACCCCTGAAGGAAGAGTCAAGTGTTGTACTAAGCTGCTTCTATAATTGAAGTTTTTCCCATTTCTTTTTCTAAAAGAAGTTCGTGAAGAGAAATGGTGTCGGCAGCTTTTTCATTTTCGTAGCGTAGAACTCCCAATTCTTCGTAGCGGGGACGGATTCTATCGCTTAAAAGGCCTATAGCTTTAAGATTTGGAATTAGTCTGGAGAAAAGAGTTCTTCGGAATTCACTCATTACCTCGGATTCTAAGACGTATTTATTCCACTGTTCTTTGGTCATCGCATGTCCGAAGAACTGATCATAAAACTCAGTAAATAGGAAGCGATTTCGAAGAAGAAGAGCTACTTCATAGGCCCAATCTTCTCTCTCTCTGCGTTTACTTTCTGAAATTTCTTTAGTGTAATAGTCACGAAGAGCTTCTACCCCGTAGTGAACATGTCTGGCTTCATCGGAAATGACATTTTTCAGAAGCTCACGAAGTAGTGGTTCTTTAGTATATTTGTATATTAGAGAAAAGGCACCGAGAGCAAGACCTTCGATCATGATTTGCATTCCGAGAAACTTTAAATCCCAGTCGGAAGCTTCAGTTAAAGCATGAATTACCACATAGAGGTTATCATTAATGTGATAGAGGTTATTTAGTTTTTCATCAACATAACGATAGAAAACTTCTACGTGTCTTCCTTCATCCATTACCTGTGTTGCACCGTAATATTTGGCATCGATCCAGGGGGTGGCTTCTACTGTGATCGCGGAAGCATAGAGAGCACCCTGTTCACCATGTAATCCCTGCGATAGAAGAACGGAAATAAGTTCGTAAGTGAGTTTTGCTTTTTCTTTTTTATCCAGAACATTATAGGCTTTACTTCCATAGATAGGAAAGAGTTTTTCCGGAAAGATAGGGATCTCGTTGCTAAAGGGATCTACGCTTGTATTCCAGGGAAGGTCGTCAGAATCCCACTGGCCTTTTTTGGCTTTTTTATAAAGTTCGGAAAATTTAGCACTACCTTTATTATCATATTTCCAGTCATACCAGACCTTATGACCTGAATGAATTCCTATCCTATCTTTTTGACTTTCTTTCAGGATGAAACCGGAAAAAGCAGAAGGGAAAAGGTCAGCGGCCACTTTCGCGTTACGAAATGCCATCTGTGAAAGCTGGCTTACATCATTGAGTATATTATCCATCTTGAATCCTCTCTTAATCTTTCATAATTTTAACGTTTTCAAATATTAGGATAAGAAATTTAAGAAATCCTATCCAGAATAGACCTCAGGTTAAAGACTTGATGTTTACTTTTAATTTCCTGCAAGTCCTTACCTGCTTCCATTAAACTTACAAAAGAAAGAAGCTGACTGGCTGCATCAACTTCCGGATTAATCATTCTTTGAACAATAATCCCGATAAGAAAGCTTAAGACGAGATCAGCTAACTCGCTGTCCTGAATTTCAAGAGTTTTAACGATGGTGAATTTGTAATAATTAAAAATAGGTTGAATGAAGTTTTCCGGATCTTTAGAATCATTTTTTCTGTAATAATCAAACAACAGAAACAACATATCCTGAAAAAACTTCTCCACTTCCAGAATGTTTTTACTCATCACTACAAATTTTTCTTTTAAAGGAAGTTCAGAATTTAATTCGGAAATGATTTTCAAAATTCTGTTACGACTGTGAAGTTCAATCATTTGCCTGAAGATGGAACTTTTATTCGGAAAATAGTGGTATAGAGTTCCGGTAGAAATATTGAGCTCTCTGGCAATTTCTCTCATACTTACCGAATCATACCCTTTTCTCGCGAAAAGCTCAAAGGAGTTTCTCAGGAGTTCTTCCCGGTATTCATCATGGTTCACAATTTTAGGCATTTAAATTTCCTACTTTTTTACTCACCTTAAAACCTTTTTACAGGATTTCTCTACTTCGTAAAGCTTCTTTCCTTGTAAATTTAGATGATTATTTTATATCAACTGTTCGATATAAAAACAACTCTCGCTGAGGAAGTCAATAGAAAAAAGCGTTTTTAAAACGATTGTTAGAAAAAAAGTTTAAAAATTCCTGCCGGAAAGCAGGAATTTAAATTTATAGGCTTGGTTCCTGGGTTTTTGCACAGTCGGTATTGATAGAATTCACGTAGGTACTCCTTTTATTCTCTAAAACTTCGGAGCCTTTATGTTTTTTAAAGTTTAGCTTTTGCTCTTTATAGGCCTCATTCCAATCTTTTAGGAGTTTATTCGAAACAGGGGCGTAGGACCAGTGCCAGCGTTCTTCGAAATAGCCTTTATTTCCCCGGTTTTTGAGTTCGTTATAGGGCTGGCAGAAACCGTATTTAGGAGCGTTTTGCAGGAGCCATTTGTAAAGTTCTTCCCCGGCCCCCCCTTTCCCAAAATAAGTATTGCTCAGGCTATTTAGATCCAGGTCAGTTCCCCAATGGTGTCTCGAAGTGCCCGGAGCACTGGAATACTCAAGAATCAGCTTTGCTCTTTCTTCTGCTGTTTTGCCTTTTACACTTTTTCCCATTTTTTTCTGGCCGGTAAACTTTGTTTCCCAGATATATTTTTGATCATTGAAGCTTCTGAAAGCAGAACGCAGAGAAATAGTTTTCACTTTGAGTTTTTTTTCTCTGGCATAGGTTTCATAAGCTTTTTTCATCTTTTGAAATTGGGAAAAAACATCGTTTCTCATATGAAAAACCCGTCCATTCTCTGCATCTTTGTAATACTTCAATTTAGAAGACGAGAAGTCTCCGATAAGATATTTATAAGCAGGAATGTCCAGGTAAATGGGATCCAGATCTTTGGCGGTAAGCACGGAAGCTATAAATAGGAGAAATAAGAAAATGTTGCGCATAGTTCCTCTTGTTAAAATTCTATAAAGCCTGTGCCGGTAAGCTTACAAAGTCAAATCAATTCTTTGTTTTCTTCGCTGCTTCTGCTGAAATTTACTTAACTATCAAACATCATGATAGGTCTTTTTGCTTAATACTTTTTTATAATTGTTTTTGTATGCTGTTTGGGAGAATAGATAAGTATGATAGATTTGAATAATTCTAGCTTAAGTCAGATTTGCAAGTATTTAGTAGAAACGCATCATGTATTTACTCGTTCTTCAATTGAAGAAATTATGTCTTATATGGAAAAACAGAACCTGGAAATCCCCAGTTTAAAGCAGGTTTTTTTCAATTTCGGGCAAGAAATGTTTCAACATTTACAAAAGGAGGAAAATATTTTATTCCCCTATATTCAAAAACTGGATACAGAGAAAGAACCCGAAGTTCCATTTTTCGGAACCATTCAAAATCCGATTCGAATGATGTCTATGGAGCATAATAAGGCAGAAGAGGATTTGAAAGAGTTTCGACGACTTTGTGCGGATTTCAGGGTGACTGCCGATACAGGTTCAGAAATTCAGTATCTTTATACAAAGTTGCAGGAATTGGAGAAAGATCTGGAAGTACATATGCAAATTGAAAACGAAATCCTCTTTCCAAGATCTATTGAAAGGGAAAATGAACTGTAAACCAGAATTTCTATCAGTTTTCTAAAAAGTGTGAAAAAGTTTTTAATAAAAAATTTAAATTTAATAAAAAAACAGCTTTTACAAAAAGAAAAGGATCAGATAAAGTTTAGATAGGGGGAATGTTTGAATGAGTGTAACTGAATTATCTGTCAATGAAGAAGATACTATGCAGGATTTATTTATTATTTTTAATCTGGACGATAAGGAATTTGGAATCGAAATACGTTTCCTGATTGAAATTATCGCATTTCAAGCTATTACGCAAATTCCTAATTTGCCTGAATATATCCGGGGGGTAATCAATTTGCGAGGAAAAGTGATTCCGGTTATTGATGTACGCCTGCGTTTTGGGATGCCGTCTAAAGAATATAATGATTTTACCTGCATTTTAATTGTTCATCATAATGAAATTACCTCCGGTCTTATTGTAGATGGGGTTAGAGAAGTTTTACGTATTCCTGCGGATGATATTGAACCTTCACCGGGTTTTGAAAGCAGTAGTGTCGAACGTTTCATTGACTCTATAGGTAAAGCCGAGGATAAGTTAAAAATTCTGATTAACCTGGATAAATTTATTCGCGAAAAAGATGTGGCTTCTGCTATCTAAGGATTAAATATGCTTGGTGATAATGAAATTTCAGAGCTAATTTTAGATTCAGAAGAGATTCTGGAAAAAATTGAGACAGCTCTTATTGATTTAGAAAATGGAGCGGTTCCGGAAGCTGAAAGAAAAGATGTAATTAATACTCTCTTTCGTCATTTCCATACCTTGAAAGGAAATGCGGGCTTTTTTAATTTTAATGTAATTGTAAGCTTATCACATTCAGCTGAATCTTTACTGGATATTATCAGGAATGATATTTCTATTTTGAATGCTGAAATCCTATCTCTTTTTATATCTGCAAGAGATATGTTATCCGAAATTTTCACCGGCCTTAATCTGCATAAAACAGATGAGAGTTACAGGGAAAAATCAGAAAAATTAATACAGAAGTTGAAAGAACTAAAAGAGAGTTTTTCCTCTGTTAAACAAGGTTCCGAGGAAGAAAAACCCAGGTACGGTATATTTAAAAAGAAGAAGAAAATTGTCCTGGAATCAAAAGAAGAGCTCAAAAAGGAAATTTTAGCTTCCCGCGTTGAAAAAGTTGAGCTAACGGAAAAGTCTGTCAATGGACAGGCTCAGGATTCTTCAAATAGTTTACAGAAGAAAGATATTCGAATCGAAACTCGAAAGTTGGATTATCTTCTTGATATGATAGGTGAATTAGTTATAGCCGAATCACTCGTCACACAAAATCCTGATATTAAAGGTCTTGAACTTCCGAATTTCATGCAACAATCATCTTATTTAAATAAAGTAGTTCGAAATTTGCAAGAAGTATCTTTACAACTAAGAATGGTTACTCTTGAAAGTCTGTTTCATAAAATGTCCCGTCTGGTTCGTGACCTTTCTTTGAAGACCGAAAAGAAGATCGATTTGAACATTACCGGAGGGGAAACTGAAATTGATAAAAATCTACTTGAGCTTTTAAATGATCCGATGGTTCACATCATACGAAATTCTATTGATCATGGAATTGAAACACGAGAAGAGCGTCTTAAAGCTAATAAATCAGAAATTGCGTCTATTAAGATTAAAGCCTTTCATTCAGGAAATGAAGTCTGGATTGTTATCAGTGATGATGGTAGAGGTCTGGATCGAGATAGGATCTTAAGTAAAGCTCTTTCTCTGGGTCTTATTGATGAAACCGAAATTGAGAATTTGAAAGAGGAAGAAGTCTGGAATTTCATTTTTCAGCCGGGTTTTTCAACCAGTGAAAAAGTAACGGATATCTCAGGTAGGGGAGTTGGCCTGGA
Encoded proteins:
- a CDS encoding PAS domain S-box protein encodes the protein MEDKETEIIFLQKQIEELKKELELLKGRENEKRASLMINAIPDMVFRLDKNGVYLDYKADVTDLYAQSVENIIGKNNRDITPPEFSKMVDEYIEKALSTGELQTFEYQLDVPNRGLRDYEARMIKSGTDEIIAVVRDLTEKKHYDKDLKNAFQQVRESEEKFRKLFEVVPIPLCYANMTTGEILMYNKIFENLLGYKLKDIPTLTDWFLKAYPEESYRNEVAEKWSELVREAKRDNTSVRAEEYVVTTKNGKKLTMQISGIFIDEYFLATFIDLTSRKEMENRLKETNENLEEMLYIASHDLQVPLISMEGYASELLEDYKTSLDENGVFCLTRLKTNASNMHRLVISLLDISRLNTQKKAYEQFNLKNLIEKILIDLSLHIEKKKATIQMREMPELYADKERIETVFRNLLSNALNYGGKNIEITWFDNMIYVKDDGIGIPQNQLDNIFKAGERLQMNESEGIGMGLAFCKKVIEKHNWEIRAESEGINKGSSFIIKYL
- a CDS encoding response regulator, translating into MTEEMNVLVEYILVVEDNPDHARLIIKTLKDSGHLLNEIIHLKNGEEAISFLKKEGKFRDEKRSLPMLILLDLKMPLKNGFDVLKEIKRDVNLRCIPVIMLTTSSRTEDIQTALSLGANDFIVKPFKFPDFSEKLAKVGCYWVTVSNAKSAL
- a CDS encoding hybrid sensor histidine kinase/response regulator, which produces MVDIIEILIVEDNIDFIHFIKRILSEERYKIRIIQSGTEAYEYLLNPEVNPDVILLDYELPGMNGIEILEKINEHENSYSAIFLSVHNSFDTVLKAMKAGAMDFLAKSSDLKTELPGKIEKIYKIHYSKVERKKAEAIILKQNEELKRLNADKDRFMQILAHDLRNPFNILINLSELILNDLYDLDMEELKEYMKVINKEATNTFNLLEELLLWSRAQSGKLPYEPEKLQLRNICEIQIMNSEDKAMNKRIDLKYLESEPIYLKADRNMLNTIIRNLLSNALKFTNVNGSVKIYALKESGFARVTISDNGVGMNEEHIAKLWNFAEPYTTKGTGDETGTGLGLLFCKEFVEKHGGKIWIESKVGKGSKFIFTLPLYKE
- a CDS encoding alpha/beta hydrolase, which translates into the protein MKLNYLKISYIFLLVFAFSNCSFSSYKPGMASEEDKLESPLQVPKDALGKENIQISKDISLYYEKVGEGPEILFIHGGPGIPAKAEEGLLKIKGYSLYLYHSRGTGKSTKPVDKFEEDSWMKNPPILEKKLGMSAQIADIERIKRAVGKKKIHIIGLSYGGFIASLFAAEFPDSVEKLILINPAPIVFQAEEDKHNLFARIGKMQETDEQKKAYADYMKRFTNIFGSLWTQDEKSLNKLLSEMGPFYFNAAKKQGMKIPNSIPGEWIGGWNSFALFLSVGRSYDYTGFIHDRVKAKTLLLIGDNDLTPPEVYEPYRKSLHGMKEYVVKGAGHFPHIDKPEEFASAVLQFLKEE
- a CDS encoding ferritin-like domain-containing protein, whose translation is MDNILNDVSQLSQMAFRNAKVAADLFPSAFSGFILKESQKDRIGIHSGHKVWYDWKYDNKGSAKFSELYKKAKKGQWDSDDLPWNTSVDPFSNEIPIFPEKLFPIYGSKAYNVLDKKEKAKLTYELISVLLSQGLHGEQGALYASAITVEATPWIDAKYYGATQVMDEGRHVEVFYRYVDEKLNNLYHINDNLYVVIHALTEASDWDLKFLGMQIMIEGLALGAFSLIYKYTKEPLLRELLKNVISDEARHVHYGVEALRDYYTKEISESKRREREDWAYEVALLLRNRFLFTEFYDQFFGHAMTKEQWNKYVLESEVMSEFRRTLFSRLIPNLKAIGLLSDRIRPRYEELGVLRYENEKAADTISLHELLLEKEMGKTSIIEAA
- a CDS encoding TetR/AcrR family transcriptional regulator gives rise to the protein MPKIVNHDEYREELLRNSFELFARKGYDSVSMREIARELNISTGTLYHYFPNKSSIFRQMIELHSRNRILKIISELNSELPLKEKFVVMSKNILEVEKFFQDMLFLLFDYYRKNDSKDPENFIQPIFNYYKFTIVKTLEIQDSELADLVLSFLIGIIVQRMINPEVDAASQLLSFVSLMEAGKDLQEIKSKHQVFNLRSILDRIS
- a CDS encoding M15 family metallopeptidase, which translates into the protein MRNIFLFLLFIASVLTAKDLDPIYLDIPAYKYLIGDFSSSKLKYYKDAENGRVFHMRNDVFSQFQKMKKAYETYAREKKLKVKTISLRSAFRSFNDQKYIWETKFTGQKKMGKSVKGKTAEERAKLILEYSSAPGTSRHHWGTDLDLNSLSNTYFGKGGAGEELYKWLLQNAPKYGFCQPYNELKNRGNKGYFEERWHWSYAPVSNKLLKDWNEAYKEQKLNFKKHKGSEVLENKRSTYVNSINTDCAKTQEPSL
- a CDS encoding hemerythrin domain-containing protein — its product is MIDLNNSSLSQICKYLVETHHVFTRSSIEEIMSYMEKQNLEIPSLKQVFFNFGQEMFQHLQKEENILFPYIQKLDTEKEPEVPFFGTIQNPIRMMSMEHNKAEEDLKEFRRLCADFRVTADTGSEIQYLYTKLQELEKDLEVHMQIENEILFPRSIERENEL
- a CDS encoding purine-binding chemotaxis protein CheW, with product MSVTELSVNEEDTMQDLFIIFNLDDKEFGIEIRFLIEIIAFQAITQIPNLPEYIRGVINLRGKVIPVIDVRLRFGMPSKEYNDFTCILIVHHNEITSGLIVDGVREVLRIPADDIEPSPGFESSSVERFIDSIGKAEDKLKILINLDKFIREKDVASAI
- a CDS encoding chemotaxis protein CheA, with protein sequence MLGDNEISELILDSEEILEKIETALIDLENGAVPEAERKDVINTLFRHFHTLKGNAGFFNFNVIVSLSHSAESLLDIIRNDISILNAEILSLFISARDMLSEIFTGLNLHKTDESYREKSEKLIQKLKELKESFSSVKQGSEEEKPRYGIFKKKKKIVLESKEELKKEILASRVEKVELTEKSVNGQAQDSSNSLQKKDIRIETRKLDYLLDMIGELVIAESLVTQNPDIKGLELPNFMQQSSYLNKVVRNLQEVSLQLRMVTLESLFHKMSRLVRDLSLKTEKKIDLNITGGETEIDKNLLELLNDPMVHIIRNSIDHGIETREERLKANKSEIASIKIKAFHSGNEVWIVISDDGRGLDRDRILSKALSLGLIDETEIENLKEEEVWNFIFQPGFSTSEKVTDISGRGVGLDIVHRNILKLNGDIEVKTRSGNGTTFFLKLPLTIAIIEGMVVKYRDISYIIPTIEVKETLNLKELKIEEIHEEKQVIRYRNQLVPVINLEKLLKKDIVSENENIIESLYLIIVEYRDHCLGIIFDEIVGNQSVVIKPLPALIEDTTGFSGCTILGSGKIGMILDIKFLINNYYKENKKTELVYE